The sequence AAGGAGGTGTCCAAAGAGGACATCCCGGGCGCGGTCCAGCGCGCGATCGAGCGCGTCGGGCTGGCCGACCGCGCCGACGACCGCATGAAAACCCTGTCCGGCGGCATGGTGCGCCGGGTGGGGATCGCCCAGGCGATCGTCAACGACCCGGACATCCTCCTGCTCGACGAGCCGACGGCGGGCCTCGACCCGGCGCAGCGCGTGCGCTTCCGGGAACTGGTGCAGGAACTGGGCCGCGACTCGTGCGTGCTGATTTCGACGCACCTGGTCGAAGACGTCGCGACGGCGTGCACGGACGTGGTGCTGTTCGCGGAGGGGAAGCTGGTGTTCAAGGGAACGCCGGGCGAGCTGACCGAGGCGGGCACCCTGGAGCACGTCGGCGACAGCCCGATCGAGCGCGGCTATTCGGCACTGCTGAACCACGAACCGGGCAAGGGGGCGTGGTGATCCTCCGCACCGAACTCCGGCGCTCCATCGCGCCCTGGGCCGGGCTGGCGGTCGTCGTCGTCGCGCTCGGGTTTCTCTTCCTGCTCTCCGGGCCGTGGTGGAAAGCGCCCGCGTCGTGGACCGTGCACAGCACCACCACCGCGTTGTGGCTGCGGTTCCTGCTGGTCTTCCTCTGGCCCGTCGTCGTCGGTGCCGGGGCCATCCAAGGCATGCGCGACAGCCGCTCCGGGATGGGTGAGCTGCTCGCCACCACGTCCAGGCCCGGGTGGCAGCGGCTGGCGCGGCTGGC is a genomic window of Amycolatopsis lexingtonensis containing:
- a CDS encoding ABC transporter ATP-binding protein, whose protein sequence is MRAVGAAEVAPATYAWEIQAQGLRVRVGRRKMAVDGLDLSLGKGVHGLLGPNGAGKTTLIRALATVLRPAEGSLTLLGTQAGGHAGQRALRRRIGYLPQNFGYYKRFTVREFVEYLAWLKEVSKEDIPGAVQRAIERVGLADRADDRMKTLSGGMVRRVGIAQAIVNDPDILLLDEPTAGLDPAQRVRFRELVQELGRDSCVLISTHLVEDVATACTDVVLFAEGKLVFKGTPGELTEAGTLEHVGDSPIERGYSALLNHEPGKGAW